The sequence CACCGACCAGCCTGCATGAACGAAGCAGGCGGCAGCGAGGACATGACCCTCGCGTTCGAACTCTCGGCGCTACGGGCCCTCGCCAAGCCGAGCACCGTCTTCGCGAACACCCGCCAGTGGACGACCTACACCGGTGTCGTCTCCGACGAGCCGACGTACGTCGTGACCAATTACACCCGGAAGCGACGCATCCGCCAGGACTTCTTCTCGGGCCCGACCGGCAAGCGGGGGACCCTCGAGAGCGTCAAAGAGCAGTTCGAGTCGGAGCGGTACGTCTTCATCGGAACCGACGAGGCCGACGAGGCGTTGGCCGAGACGGTCGGCTGGGAGTACCTCGACGTCGCCGAAGCGGCTCGGGCCGCAGACTGGGAACTCGCCGACGAAGCCGCGGTCGACGACGAGGAGCCGGTTCGGGACGACTGGCCGTAGGATTTTTCGGTGAGAGCGCGGACCACCGGTCCGCGAGAAATCCGAACGGGCCAGCGGCCCGTGAGGAATGGGAGCCGCGAACCTTTTCCCCGCAGACCCGATACGGTCATTCGATGGCGCAGCCAGGCGTACCCGGCGAGGATGACGATTCGTCCGTCGACCTGCCCTGCGGCCGGACCGTTCCGGTCGCCGACTTCCACCTCGGGATGCGCGAGTACCAGTGTGCTTGCGGCGACAGTCACGCGGTCGTCCTCGACCCGCACCCGCTCTCCCGGTTCGTCCCGGAGGACACCGTCGAGGTGTTGAAGACGGCCATCGGGACGAGCCCCGACGACGAGTTCGAGGAGTTCGGCATCGCCCACCTGCTCGGGGCGGTGATGGAAGAACACCCCCAGGAGATGGTCGTCCACGACGCCTCCCGAAACGGCAGCGTCGGCTACGCGCTC is a genomic window of Halanaeroarchaeum sp. HSR-CO containing:
- a CDS encoding DUF5815 family protein encodes the protein MAQPGVPGEDDDSSVDLPCGRTVPVADFHLGMREYQCACGDSHAVVLDPHPLSRFVPEDTVEVLKTAIGTSPDDEFEEFGIAHLLGAVMEEHPQEMVVHDASRNGSVGYALLWVASFDARELHRRVVELVVNLMEHALGHAEDDAALQAFETQLADFDVDAFVDEYREVRDFEDEWDEPT